The following are encoded in a window of Aromatoleum petrolei genomic DNA:
- a CDS encoding tetratricopeptide repeat protein has protein sequence MLDGRKLGVLLALAVLAYGAPAGAVEAFGRTPQEEALCSTYVYGAGAKDLGNRRDWQHMHHYCDCVRFRYRAIRTMGDKATFRYNLESAIDGCDYVLQHTTKAFIMRPKVHIDKGRALKLKGDKALAAQEFSTAIETDPTEVNAFNELSLLQEEGGKKAEARETIARGLRHNPDSIQLQKRYLELGGTKPFPEPIARVEPAPEEKAVEPDLPELQGLRPVEPVIQVDAVTEHQDKSSEGDQAGPPDAASAGRSCRFCPPEEVHRRWVESFKSRQEKKPE, from the coding sequence ATGCTGGACGGAAGGAAGCTTGGGGTGCTGCTGGCGCTCGCGGTCTTGGCCTATGGCGCACCGGCAGGGGCCGTCGAGGCGTTCGGCAGAACTCCGCAGGAAGAAGCGCTCTGCTCCACCTACGTGTATGGGGCCGGAGCCAAAGACCTGGGTAATCGACGCGATTGGCAGCACATGCACCACTATTGCGACTGCGTACGGTTCCGCTATCGCGCGATTCGCACCATGGGTGACAAGGCGACGTTCCGGTACAACCTCGAGAGCGCGATCGATGGTTGCGACTATGTTCTTCAGCATACGACTAAGGCATTCATCATGCGGCCCAAGGTCCATATCGACAAGGGCAGGGCGTTGAAGCTCAAGGGTGACAAGGCGTTGGCCGCGCAGGAGTTCTCTACCGCGATCGAGACCGATCCAACGGAGGTCAATGCCTTCAACGAACTTTCGCTGCTTCAGGAGGAAGGCGGAAAGAAGGCGGAGGCGCGCGAGACCATCGCACGCGGCCTGCGACACAACCCCGATTCCATCCAGCTGCAGAAGCGCTATCTGGAACTCGGTGGAACGAAGCCCTTCCCTGAGCCGATTGCGCGCGTCGAGCCCGCCCCGGAAGAGAAGGCCGTGGAACCGGACTTGCCGGAGCTTCAAGGGTTGCGGCCCGTCGAGCCGGTCATTCAGGTTGATGCAGTTACAGAACACCAGGATAAGTCGTCAGAGGGGGATCAGGCTGGGCCGCCGGATGCAGCGAGCGCAGGTCGCTCCTGTCGGTTTTGCCCGCCGGAGGAGGTCCATCGGCGCTGGGTGGAGTCCTTCAAGTCAAGGCAGGAGAAGAAGCCGGAGTAG
- a CDS encoding glycosyltransferase — translation MKAGYLVITELFLPTKGGTAIWFDEVYRRLGGKEIAIVTAAVPGDAAHDIDHPNTVHRVALRRVPWLKPESLGMYATLFARSILLALRQRFGAIHAGRALPEGLVAWAVARLTGRPVVVYAHGEELTGWGRGNKYKVMCFVLQHADRVIANSDFTCEVLAGMGVSRERIVIIHPGVDIERFRPGLPFQDLRDSIALPHGARLLLSVGRLSRRKGFDTVIRCLPTLRAAGRDVHYAIVGIGEDRAYLESVARDAGVHERVHLLGHVAMDDLPRWYNACDLFLLVNRDIDGDTEGFGLVFLEAAACGKASIAGKAGGTGSAVLDGITGIRADGDDQAAVAEAIRRLLEDGTQLDALARQAMQRARGEFAWDAVAIRTRAAL, via the coding sequence ATGAAGGCGGGCTATCTCGTCATTACCGAGCTGTTCCTGCCGACCAAGGGCGGTACTGCCATATGGTTCGATGAGGTGTATCGGCGCTTGGGCGGGAAGGAGATCGCGATCGTCACCGCGGCCGTGCCTGGGGACGCTGCGCATGACATCGATCACCCGAACACGGTCCATCGCGTTGCCCTCCGTCGCGTGCCTTGGTTGAAACCCGAGTCGCTCGGTATGTACGCGACGCTGTTCGCCCGATCTATCTTGCTCGCCTTGCGTCAGCGCTTTGGGGCTATCCACGCCGGCCGTGCCTTGCCCGAAGGACTGGTCGCCTGGGCGGTTGCACGGCTTACAGGGAGGCCTGTGGTGGTGTATGCGCATGGCGAGGAACTCACTGGTTGGGGGCGGGGGAACAAGTACAAGGTGATGTGCTTCGTTCTGCAGCATGCCGATCGCGTCATCGCCAACAGCGATTTCACCTGCGAGGTGCTCGCCGGGATGGGGGTCTCCCGCGAGCGAATCGTCATCATCCACCCTGGGGTCGATATCGAGCGGTTCCGCCCTGGCCTCCCGTTCCAGGATCTCCGTGACAGCATCGCGCTGCCGCATGGCGCGCGCCTGCTGCTGTCGGTGGGACGGCTGAGTCGGCGCAAGGGTTTTGATACGGTGATCCGCTGCCTGCCGACCCTGCGCGCTGCGGGGCGTGACGTGCATTACGCGATCGTGGGCATCGGCGAAGATCGCGCCTATCTTGAAAGTGTGGCACGCGATGCCGGCGTGCACGAACGCGTCCACCTGCTGGGACACGTGGCAATGGACGATCTGCCGCGCTGGTACAACGCGTGCGACCTGTTCTTGCTTGTCAATCGCGATATCGATGGCGATACGGAGGGCTTCGGACTCGTCTTTCTCGAGGCAGCTGCCTGCGGCAAGGCCTCGATCGCAGGCAAGGCTGGTGGTACTGGATCCGCCGTGCTTGACGGGATTACCGGAATCCGGGCGGACGGAGACGATCAGGCTGCCGTCGCGGAGGCGATCCGTCGCCTGCTTGAGGATGGGACGCAACTCGACGCGCTGGCGCGGCAGGCGATGCAGCGCGCGCGCGGGGAGTTCGCTTGGGATGCGGTGGCAATCCGGACCCGGGCTGCCCTTTAG
- a CDS encoding MBOAT family O-acyltransferase, with amino-acid sequence MIFSSVSFAVFFAAVLATYLLARSPTQRATVLLMASLIFYASWKPVYLILLGASVTANWFVYRGMLATRSRALMITAIAGNLTVLGCFKYLALMIESALWLARVAGAAVAVVRPAWIDWVLPLGISFYTFHMLSAMIDVYRGDCTRHISFRHWCLFVSFFPQLIAGPIVRVHELVAQLEDLQPVSWRNLKIGAFIFAGGLIKKALLADNLAPLVDALFAQPAKLDFLLAWLATLGFGMEIYLDFSGYSEMALGLACMFGVTLPLNFRFPYLARSATEFWHRWHMSLSRWLRDYLYISIGGNRGGRFNGYRNLMATMLLGGLWHGANWTFVFWGFLHGALLIAHRLLNAGLRMAGIAEDSLVDRALSWLGWPVTYVAMHFTWVFFRAPNFADAWAVCAAMLGLAAPSTAVAVRLYEVIGVLATVVLVLIEPRIVAFFERRGVEWWWRVPFPLRGVAYASLVLAIVLFGGPTQKFIYFDF; translated from the coding sequence ATGATCTTCAGCAGTGTGTCCTTCGCCGTGTTTTTCGCCGCGGTCCTGGCGACGTACCTGCTCGCCCGTTCGCCGACGCAGCGTGCCACGGTGCTGCTCATGGCTAGCCTGATCTTCTACGCGTCGTGGAAGCCGGTCTACCTGATCCTGCTCGGCGCGTCAGTGACGGCGAACTGGTTCGTGTATCGGGGCATGCTGGCGACACGCTCGCGTGCGCTGATGATCACCGCGATCGCAGGCAATCTGACGGTACTCGGTTGTTTCAAATACCTTGCGCTGATGATCGAGTCCGCATTATGGCTTGCGCGTGTTGCGGGGGCTGCGGTGGCTGTCGTGCGCCCGGCTTGGATCGACTGGGTGCTGCCGCTCGGCATCAGCTTCTACACCTTCCACATGCTGAGCGCGATGATCGACGTCTATCGGGGCGACTGCACGCGCCACATCAGCTTCCGCCACTGGTGCCTGTTCGTCAGCTTCTTCCCGCAGCTGATCGCAGGCCCCATCGTACGTGTTCATGAGCTTGTGGCACAGCTCGAAGACCTGCAGCCGGTGAGCTGGCGCAATCTCAAGATCGGCGCCTTCATCTTTGCCGGCGGCCTGATCAAGAAGGCGCTTCTGGCCGACAATTTGGCCCCGCTGGTCGATGCCCTGTTCGCACAACCGGCGAAACTTGATTTCCTGTTGGCCTGGCTGGCCACGCTGGGCTTTGGCATGGAGATCTATCTCGATTTCTCCGGCTACAGCGAGATGGCCCTCGGCCTTGCCTGCATGTTCGGCGTCACCTTGCCGCTGAACTTCCGTTTTCCCTATCTTGCTCGCAGCGCGACCGAATTCTGGCACCGCTGGCACATGTCGCTGTCGCGATGGCTGCGCGACTACCTTTATATCTCGATCGGCGGCAATCGCGGCGGCCGTTTCAACGGTTACCGCAACCTGATGGCGACGATGCTGCTCGGTGGCCTGTGGCATGGAGCGAACTGGACCTTCGTGTTCTGGGGATTCCTCCATGGCGCCCTGCTGATCGCGCACCGTCTGCTCAATGCTGGGCTGCGTATGGCGGGCATCGCGGAAGATTCATTGGTCGATCGCGCCTTGTCCTGGCTGGGCTGGCCGGTGACCTATGTTGCGATGCATTTCACGTGGGTGTTCTTCCGTGCGCCGAATTTCGCCGATGCGTGGGCCGTGTGTGCGGCGATGCTTGGCCTTGCCGCCCCGTCCACCGCTGTGGCCGTGCGCCTGTATGAAGTTATCGGCGTGCTTGCGACGGTCGTGCTGGTCTTGATCGAGCCGCGCATCGTTGCATTTTTCGAACGACGTGGCGTGGAGTGGTGGTGGCGGGTGCCGTTCCCGCTGCGTGGCGTTGCGTATGCCTCGCTGGTGCTGGCGATCGTCCTCTTTGGCGGTCCGACCCAGAAGTTCATATATTTTGATTTTTGA
- a CDS encoding asparagine synthetase B family protein, protein MLTNTRRTLCGWVNLAVADAAPPGVLQAMFAADGAGEPGGLLDMHGAGCIGTGPTTSWLAQHAGARHVAALLGRPRWTDAATAAHAREHGHAAAAIRRYGEVGDRLLEDLQGNFALVLVDLAKGRALLAVDRTGIERLCFARLGPLLVFSTSARAVAAHPAVNAALDRQALYEYLYCHMVPSPDTAFRAVEKLLPAQCLVATGAAATRHFYWAMPFAPDTGADEAHQEQTFRQLLRQSVQRHVDELPVGAFLSGGTDSSTVTGLLGEVSGKPARTFSIGFDAEGFDELDYARITARHFGADATEFYVTPEHVAEALPLIAAAYDEPFGNASAVPTYFCARIAHEHGIEAMLAGDGGDEFFGGNARYAKQGVFEHYHSLAPGLRRMLEPLVLNFPLGSALMPVRKAQSYVRQARIPLPDRLETYNFLHRDPLATIFESEFLAAIDTERPLALMREAYFRAASPEPVDRMMHLDHKITLADNDLRKVSRMCEAAGVEVRFPFLDEDLITFSGTLTVRQKVSGTRLRVFFKQALRDFLPGETITKSKHGFGLPFGLWLATDGPLRSQAVAALGSLARRGIVRPDYLQKLWREHSSGHASYYGVMIWVLTQLELWLQRNDGPAEH, encoded by the coding sequence ATGCTCACGAACACTCGACGGACACTGTGCGGCTGGGTAAATCTCGCGGTGGCGGATGCAGCCCCGCCGGGGGTACTGCAGGCAATGTTCGCTGCCGATGGGGCGGGCGAGCCCGGAGGCCTGCTCGACATGCACGGCGCGGGCTGCATCGGGACGGGGCCGACGACGAGCTGGCTGGCACAGCACGCTGGCGCACGCCATGTGGCGGCGTTGCTTGGCCGACCGCGCTGGACGGACGCGGCAACCGCGGCCCACGCACGTGAGCACGGCCACGCTGCGGCCGCCATCCGGCGTTACGGTGAAGTCGGCGATCGACTCCTGGAGGATCTCCAGGGCAACTTCGCGTTGGTCCTGGTCGACTTGGCGAAGGGCCGCGCATTGCTGGCCGTCGACCGCACTGGCATCGAGCGGCTGTGTTTCGCGCGGCTGGGGCCCCTGCTGGTCTTTTCCACCAGCGCGCGCGCCGTCGCCGCACATCCGGCGGTCAATGCCGCACTCGACCGCCAGGCGCTGTACGAATATCTCTATTGCCACATGGTGCCCAGTCCCGATACCGCATTTCGCGCGGTCGAGAAGCTGCTCCCGGCGCAATGTCTGGTAGCGACCGGGGCAGCCGCGACGCGGCACTTCTACTGGGCGATGCCCTTTGCGCCGGACACGGGGGCAGACGAGGCGCACCAGGAGCAAACGTTCAGGCAGCTCCTGCGTCAGTCGGTGCAGCGCCACGTGGATGAGCTGCCGGTCGGCGCCTTCCTTTCCGGTGGAACAGACAGCTCGACGGTTACCGGTCTGCTCGGCGAGGTCAGCGGCAAGCCGGCACGCACCTTCTCGATTGGCTTCGACGCCGAGGGCTTTGACGAGCTCGATTACGCGCGAATCACTGCGCGCCACTTCGGTGCCGACGCGACCGAATTCTATGTCACGCCTGAACATGTCGCCGAGGCATTGCCGCTCATTGCCGCCGCTTATGACGAACCCTTCGGCAACGCGTCCGCCGTTCCGACCTACTTCTGCGCACGCATCGCGCATGAACATGGCATCGAGGCGATGCTGGCGGGTGACGGCGGCGACGAGTTCTTCGGCGGCAACGCGCGCTATGCCAAGCAGGGAGTGTTCGAGCACTACCACTCGCTCGCGCCGGGGCTGCGGCGCATGCTTGAACCGCTCGTATTGAACTTTCCGCTCGGATCGGCATTGATGCCGGTACGCAAGGCACAGAGCTACGTCCGGCAGGCGCGCATCCCGCTGCCTGACCGTCTGGAAACCTACAACTTCCTGCATCGCGACCCGCTGGCGACAATCTTCGAGAGCGAGTTTCTCGCGGCGATCGACACCGAGCGTCCACTGGCACTGATGCGCGAGGCGTACTTTCGCGCCGCATCGCCCGAGCCGGTCGATCGCATGATGCATCTGGATCACAAGATCACGCTGGCCGACAACGATCTGCGCAAGGTGTCGCGAATGTGCGAGGCCGCGGGGGTCGAGGTGCGCTTTCCCTTCCTCGACGAGGACCTGATTACCTTCTCCGGCACGCTGACCGTACGCCAGAAGGTGAGCGGCACCCGCCTGCGAGTATTTTTCAAGCAGGCGCTGCGCGACTTCCTGCCGGGCGAGACGATCACAAAATCGAAGCATGGCTTCGGCCTGCCGTTCGGCCTGTGGCTGGCCACTGACGGCCCGCTGCGTTCGCAGGCCGTCGCAGCCCTGGGCAGCCTCGCCCGTCGCGGGATCGTTCGTCCGGACTATCTGCAGAAGCTGTGGCGGGAACATTCATCGGGCCATGCGAGCTATTACGGAGTCATGATCTGGGTACTGACCCAACTGGAACTCTGGCTGCAGCGGAATGACGGTCCGGCCGAACATTGA
- a CDS encoding putative O-glycosylation ligase, exosortase A system-associated produces MRDIAVTLAVFATLPFILRWPWIGILVWTWLGFMNPHRLAWGFSTTMPFAYIVALTTLIALLLSKEPKRIPWERESIVLLLFVGWMLVTTIFAAYPTLAWPQFEKVIKIQLMIFVAMIVINTPERLKALVWTIALSLAFYGVKGGIFTIVNGGVYRVQGPSGTFIEGNNELGLALAMTVPLLYLLARSTIHRWLRPAVYLATVLTATAAIGTQSRGALLGMAAMGVVFWLKARHKFLVIVLAGLSILMIWLIMPEAWYERMATINTYQEDQSAQGRINAWWMAFHLAMDRPLGGGFETFQRDMFYLYAPDPSNVRDVHSIYFEVLGEHGYVGLFLFLLLAVFTWRSAGAVARAVKSNAEHAWLGDLAAMVQVSIVAYLAAGAFLGMAYFDYYYNLVLIVVVAKVLVREAEAAGKRALDVAAPAVGLPRVREAVPVNVRPDRHSAAARVPVGSVPRS; encoded by the coding sequence ATGCGCGATATCGCGGTAACGTTAGCGGTCTTCGCGACCCTGCCGTTCATCCTCAGGTGGCCGTGGATCGGCATCCTGGTGTGGACGTGGCTCGGTTTCATGAATCCACATCGTCTTGCGTGGGGGTTCAGCACGACGATGCCCTTCGCCTACATCGTCGCGCTAACGACGCTGATCGCGCTGTTGCTGTCGAAAGAGCCAAAGCGCATCCCGTGGGAGCGAGAGTCCATTGTGCTGCTGCTTTTTGTCGGGTGGATGCTTGTCACGACGATCTTTGCAGCCTATCCGACCTTAGCCTGGCCACAGTTCGAGAAGGTCATCAAGATCCAACTGATGATCTTCGTCGCGATGATCGTTATCAACACCCCCGAGAGGCTCAAAGCCCTCGTTTGGACAATCGCCTTGTCCTTGGCGTTCTATGGCGTCAAGGGCGGCATTTTCACGATCGTCAATGGCGGGGTGTACCGTGTGCAAGGGCCGTCGGGCACCTTCATCGAGGGCAACAACGAGCTTGGTCTGGCCCTAGCGATGACCGTGCCTCTGCTGTACTTGCTTGCGCGCAGTACCATACATCGCTGGCTGCGGCCCGCCGTATACCTGGCGACCGTGCTCACGGCGACCGCGGCGATCGGCACGCAGTCGCGCGGCGCGTTGCTGGGCATGGCCGCGATGGGGGTGGTGTTCTGGCTCAAGGCGCGCCACAAGTTTCTCGTCATCGTACTTGCGGGACTGTCGATACTGATGATCTGGCTGATCATGCCGGAGGCGTGGTACGAGCGCATGGCGACGATCAATACCTATCAGGAGGACCAATCCGCGCAGGGGCGCATCAACGCGTGGTGGATGGCGTTTCATCTTGCGATGGACCGGCCGCTGGGCGGCGGTTTCGAGACCTTTCAGCGCGACATGTTCTATCTGTATGCGCCTGATCCATCGAACGTTCGCGACGTGCATTCGATCTATTTCGAGGTGCTGGGCGAACACGGCTACGTCGGCCTGTTCCTGTTCCTGCTGCTGGCGGTATTTACCTGGCGGTCGGCGGGCGCCGTCGCGAGGGCTGTCAAATCGAATGCCGAGCATGCCTGGCTGGGCGACCTTGCCGCGATGGTGCAGGTCAGTATCGTCGCGTATCTCGCGGCGGGCGCCTTTCTCGGCATGGCGTACTTTGATTACTACTACAACCTCGTGCTGATCGTCGTAGTCGCGAAAGTATTGGTGCGTGAAGCCGAAGCCGCCGGGAAGCGTGCTCTTGATGTCGCTGCGCCGGCGGTGGGGTTGCCCCGTGTGCGCGAGGCTGTGCCGGTCAATGTTCGGCCGGACCGTCATTCCGCTGCAGCCAGAGTTCCAGTTGGGTCAGTACCCAGATCATGA
- a CDS encoding formyl transferase, producing MSRLRLLILCGGAPRHRYFANALCRRAEVLAIVQESGGEWSREKILRVLRPKTLTSKAWRWLRDRRRYTGDRESQFFFGDAPATLDRADLVRTFPTVNHPGVADLVTALSPDLIAVFGTSLIKGALLEAGRPRLVNLHGGLSPQYRGADCTFWALYNGEPEQVGCTIHYIDPGIDTGGLIAHSSPEVRPGDDELMLFWRAVAHSTDVFAEFLDRVAAGERFGQQQPGRGRLYQVKDRLLRHERALARRMPHGIPADIRLPARTRWFPADETEDIREVDIACAISR from the coding sequence ATGAGCCGGCTGCGACTGCTGATCCTGTGCGGCGGAGCGCCGCGCCATCGGTATTTCGCGAATGCCCTGTGCCGGCGCGCCGAGGTCCTCGCGATCGTTCAGGAGAGCGGAGGGGAGTGGAGCCGCGAGAAGATCCTGCGGGTGCTGCGCCCGAAGACGTTGACCAGCAAAGCCTGGCGCTGGCTGCGCGACCGGAGGCGCTACACGGGCGACCGTGAGTCGCAGTTCTTCTTTGGCGATGCGCCAGCCACACTCGATCGCGCTGACCTCGTTCGCACCTTCCCGACCGTGAATCATCCCGGCGTGGCCGATCTCGTCACGGCGCTGTCGCCCGATCTCATAGCCGTTTTCGGTACCTCGCTGATCAAGGGAGCGTTGCTCGAGGCGGGCCGTCCGCGACTCGTCAACCTGCATGGCGGTCTTTCGCCGCAATATCGTGGCGCCGACTGTACGTTCTGGGCACTGTACAACGGCGAGCCCGAACAGGTGGGCTGCACCATCCATTACATCGATCCCGGCATCGACACCGGGGGCCTCATCGCCCACTCCAGCCCCGAAGTCAGGCCCGGTGACGACGAACTCATGCTGTTCTGGCGCGCGGTCGCCCACAGCACCGATGTCTTCGCGGAATTTCTCGATCGCGTCGCCGCGGGCGAGCGCTTTGGCCAGCAGCAGCCGGGCCGGGGGCGGCTCTATCAGGTCAAGGATCGCCTGTTGCGGCACGAGCGTGCACTCGCCAGGCGGATGCCGCATGGCATTCCGGCCGACATCCGCTTACCAGCGCGTACCCGTTGGTTTCCTGCGGACGAGACGGAAGATATTCGTGAGGTCGACATCGCATGCGCGATATCGCGGTAA
- a CDS encoding prenyltransferase/squalene oxidase repeat-containing protein, giving the protein MNALAVLRLPLRYKPWSPRHARLILNDLGGAARQPEREHRTHLQAAIDWLCRAQDVRMCESDAGGVSAGWSFEDGWLPGYPETTGYIIETFIAAAELLEQPELVERARRMIDWEMSLQHEDGAFPGHFGEPGSQPVIFNTGQIMHGMIAGAVSLQRAECLDAAVRAGWWLIRQQDADGCFRRSEHNGVPHVYNTRATWALAATGLLSGEPRLVDGARRNLDWALTQQTESGWFRTNAFTAGQDPFTHTIAYAIRGFLECGALLDDEHYLLAAERAARGMMGVLRDDGWLAGRYGDGWVTTCSYACVTGVAQMALNWLRLGQMTGLGEFTAGARRAIGYVKRTQRLADDDIVRGAIPGSAPIWGDYSRFEFPNWATKFFADALMMDETGRALPPLAARRECEVPA; this is encoded by the coding sequence ATGAATGCGCTCGCGGTCCTGCGTCTGCCCCTGCGCTACAAGCCGTGGTCGCCGCGCCACGCACGCCTGATCCTCAACGACCTTGGCGGCGCCGCACGTCAGCCAGAGCGCGAGCACCGCACGCACCTGCAGGCGGCCATCGACTGGTTATGCCGCGCGCAGGATGTGCGCATGTGCGAGTCCGACGCGGGAGGCGTTTCGGCCGGGTGGAGCTTCGAGGACGGCTGGTTGCCCGGCTACCCCGAGACCACCGGCTACATCATCGAAACCTTCATCGCTGCCGCCGAACTCCTCGAACAGCCCGAACTCGTGGAGCGGGCGCGGCGCATGATCGACTGGGAGATGTCGCTGCAGCATGAGGATGGTGCCTTCCCCGGGCATTTCGGCGAGCCCGGTAGCCAACCGGTGATCTTCAATACCGGCCAGATCATGCACGGCATGATCGCCGGGGCGGTGAGCCTGCAGCGCGCGGAGTGTCTCGACGCGGCGGTGCGTGCGGGCTGGTGGCTCATTCGCCAGCAGGACGCGGACGGTTGTTTCCGGCGCTCGGAGCATAACGGTGTGCCGCACGTCTACAACACGCGGGCGACCTGGGCGCTTGCCGCGACCGGCCTGCTGTCGGGTGAGCCGCGCCTCGTCGATGGCGCGCGGCGCAATCTCGACTGGGCGCTGACCCAGCAGACCGAAAGCGGCTGGTTCCGGACGAATGCCTTCACTGCGGGTCAGGATCCGTTCACGCACACAATCGCCTACGCGATCCGGGGATTCCTCGAATGCGGTGCATTGCTCGACGATGAGCACTACCTGCTGGCCGCGGAGCGCGCAGCGCGCGGAATGATGGGCGTGCTGCGCGACGACGGCTGGCTTGCCGGACGCTATGGCGACGGCTGGGTCACGACCTGCTCCTACGCCTGCGTGACCGGCGTGGCGCAGATGGCATTGAATTGGCTGCGTCTGGGCCAGATGACCGGTTTGGGCGAGTTCACCGCAGGCGCCCGCCGGGCCATCGGCTACGTGAAGAGGACGCAGCGCCTCGCCGACGACGACATCGTGCGTGGCGCAATCCCGGGCTCGGCGCCGATCTGGGGGGACTATTCGCGGTTCGAGTTTCCGAACTGGGCGACCAAGTTCTTTGCCGATGCGCTGATGATGGACGAGACTGGCCGCGCGCTTCCGCCGCTTGCGGCGCGCCGCGAGTGCGAGGTTCCCGCATGA
- a CDS encoding phenylacetate--CoA ligase family protein: MSLPARLVSDALFPLHERLMGRPTFTYLDELEQSQWLSRDEVESLQARKLSALLCAARAHSPWFARRIDEAGFDHHGREFTLADLRKLPTMDKADARANRDEIVWRDAPGGVFAYNTGGSSGVPLSFYFGRARQASDAAGRMRARRWWGVEVGEREVYLWGAPVELNKTDVVKVVRDRLLNQLVLNAFNMSEAAMDGYLEAIRAYRPACVYGYASSIALLAAHAQDRGVTMRLPSLKVVCTTGEPLFEHQRALIGSIFGVPVANEFGSRDIGFTAHETPEGQMLLISESIVLEVLDPQGQPVAMGETGEAVMTGLCSEAQPFIRYRTGDMLRLSAEACRAGRGLHVIDQVEGRQTDFVVRSDGTVMHALAVIYVLRAVDGIKQFKCIQHAPDVIEVQVVPDRAWSPECEARIAMGLRARLGADSRVECRLLDEIPPEASGKHRYVVSHVELAPRLQSATGVTA, encoded by the coding sequence ATGAGCCTGCCCGCCCGACTGGTCAGTGATGCGTTGTTTCCGCTCCACGAGCGCTTGATGGGGCGCCCCACCTTTACGTATCTCGACGAGCTCGAACAGAGCCAGTGGTTGTCTCGCGACGAGGTCGAATCGCTGCAGGCCCGCAAACTCTCCGCATTGTTGTGCGCGGCACGCGCGCACAGCCCGTGGTTCGCCCGGCGGATCGACGAGGCCGGGTTCGACCATCATGGCCGCGAGTTCACGCTTGCCGATTTGCGCAAGCTGCCGACGATGGACAAGGCGGACGCCCGCGCCAATCGCGACGAGATCGTCTGGCGTGACGCGCCCGGGGGTGTATTCGCCTACAACACCGGTGGCTCCAGCGGCGTGCCGCTGTCCTTTTACTTCGGCCGCGCACGTCAGGCGTCGGACGCCGCGGGGCGCATGCGCGCGCGGCGTTGGTGGGGGGTGGAAGTCGGCGAGCGCGAGGTCTATCTGTGGGGGGCTCCGGTCGAGTTGAACAAGACCGATGTAGTCAAAGTCGTCCGTGATCGGCTGCTAAATCAGCTCGTGCTGAATGCGTTCAATATGTCCGAAGCAGCGATGGATGGCTATCTCGAGGCCATCCGGGCCTACCGGCCTGCGTGCGTGTATGGCTACGCGAGCTCGATCGCCCTGCTGGCGGCCCACGCCCAGGATCGCGGGGTGACGATGCGTCTGCCGTCGCTGAAGGTCGTGTGCACCACCGGCGAGCCGCTGTTCGAGCACCAGCGGGCGCTGATCGGGTCGATATTCGGAGTGCCGGTCGCCAACGAATTCGGCAGCCGCGACATTGGATTCACCGCGCATGAGACGCCGGAAGGGCAGATGCTGCTGATCAGCGAGAGCATTGTGCTGGAAGTGCTGGACCCCCAAGGGCAACCCGTCGCCATGGGCGAAACGGGCGAGGCGGTCATGACGGGCCTGTGTTCGGAGGCGCAGCCCTTCATCCGCTACCGGACCGGCGACATGCTGCGACTGTCGGCAGAGGCCTGCCGAGCCGGGCGCGGTCTGCACGTCATCGATCAGGTGGAGGGGCGTCAGACGGACTTCGTTGTGCGCTCGGACGGCACGGTCATGCACGCGCTGGCGGTGATCTATGTGCTGCGTGCGGTCGACGGCATCAAGCAGTTCAAGTGTATCCAGCATGCTCCGGATGTGATCGAAGTCCAGGTGGTCCCGGATCGCGCCTGGTCGCCGGAATGCGAGGCGCGCATTGCGATGGGGCTGAGGGCACGCCTGGGGGCCGACTCGCGCGTGGAATGCCGGCTGCTCGACGAGATCCCCCCCGAGGCATCCGGCAAACATCGGTATGTGGTCAGTCATGTCGAATTGGCGCCCCGCCTCCAATCGGCGACAGGGGTCACAGCATGA